From Hydra vulgaris chromosome 15, alternate assembly HydraT2T_AEP, one genomic window encodes:
- the LOC136091894 gene encoding protein GVQW3-like gives MSNFVEQRSAIKFCSWNDISAAETYRMLQKAFGEETMSQKNVYKWYKDFTEGRERVDDLERSGRPSTSIDDRHINKIKELLLTNRRLTIRDLVDMVGISFGSVQAILKDHLGLRRLKSRLVPKFLNFFEKERRVKTCEAMLSDYQDV, from the coding sequence ATGTCTAATTTTGTTGAGCAAAGAAgtgctattaaattttgttcGTGGAATGATATTTCTGCTGCTGAAACGTATCGAATGTTGCAAAAGGCCTTCGGTGAAGAGACTAtgtctcaaaaaaatgtttacaagtggtACAAAGACTTCACAGAAGGCCGAGAACGTGTTGATGACTTGGAACGCTCCGGACGACCATCGACTTCGATTGATGATCGCcacatcaacaaaatcaaagaattgTTGCTTACAAATCGTCGGTTAACCATTCGAGACCTTGTTGACATGGTTGGAATATCATTTGGGTCGGTGCAAGCGATTTTAAAGGATCATTTGGGCCTCAGAAGACTCAAATCACGTTTGGTGCCgaaatttctcaatttctttgaaaaagagcGTCGCGTTAAAACGTGTGAAGCAATGCTTTCTGACTATCAAGACgtctaa